The genomic stretch aaatccaaatctagtacgaaccttactatcaaagactttacttggcacaacaatgcgataaaaataagataaggagaggttgctacagtagtaacaacttccaagacacaaatataaaatagaggtactgtagcaaaataaacacatgggttatctcccaagaagttctttctttatagccattaagatgggctcagcagttttaatgatgcactagagttgaagcaaaagagagcatcaaaaagcaaattcaaaacacatttaagtctaacccacttcctatgcataggaatcttgtacacaaataaattcatgaagaacaaagtgacaagcataagaaggtaaaacaagagtaacttcaaaattttaagcatatagagaggtgttttagtaccatgcaaatttctacaaccatattttcctctctcataataattttcagtagcttcatgaacaaactcaacaacataactatcacatacagcatgcttttcatgattcacaaacacataatttttatcaagctcaaaaatagtgcgattaaaactttcaaacacacttttatcaataatataacaagatggttgatcaatctcaagagatatgggactcatagataatgtcaagaactctccaatcccattttcattagtagtacaattaatattatcaagtaacataggaccatcatcaagagctttatcataaacatttgctacgcaaaattctttagtaccatgcatttcgacatcaggcacaaacaaagcattatcataagattatcaaaatagcatggattatcatgaataacagtagcataattattctcacaagttttactcatagggaatatttcaagagaatccacgggaacataacattcaacctctttcggtaagcatggaggacaatcaaatagtgtaagagataaagagttactctcattagaaggttggcatgggtagctaatccattcttcctccttttgttcatcactctcctcttctttttcatccaatgagctttcgggttcatcaatttcctcctctttttcatccaatgagctttcgggttcatcaatttcttcttccaccggttcctgcaaattgtgagtgcattcttgtgcattaatgtgtctctctttataatcaaggatataaggattccctattgtagcattctatgcaagaattaaggatagtagagacataatctttaaggtccttacaaatagcacaagtttcataattctcaaccatgaaggattctatctcggaggctcccataaataagacaaattgttctacctcttcgaacccataatgaatatagcaattccgattatagttcttaattaaaaattcctcactaaagccacattgaaatttaagatgtttagtatcctgttgagagcaacgagtttatatcatggcgtctaagcaagattctagccattgtattcaatttttctatcatagcactcattattttaccagttcttgattctctataattattataacattctataagctccaagtaggttgttggttctcccataacagcagtttttaattttttgaattttcaaatttttatggatttttgggtatatgagaaaaataaaacaaaacaaaaacaaactagacaaaagtaaactaaacaaaataaaactagatagaaataaactaagcacaaataaactagataaaagtaaactaagcaaaacaaagtaaaataaaatagagagagaggtggagtgtactccccaggtgaacttatgagtagagctacgcctccccacaacggcgccgagaaaatagtcttgataacccacaagtataggggatcgcggcagtcttcgcgggtagtaaaacccaaatttattgattcgacacaaggggaggtaaagaatacttataagccttaacaagcgagttgtcaattcagctgcacctggaaaagcactagtaacgggggtgatgtgaaagtagcgagtgatatgagagcaatagtaacgagtaacacggcggcagtaatagtaatatgagagcaatggcaccgagaaaatagttgatactacttccaatgacatgtagaacgagtatatgatgatgaaagatggaccggggttcccagctatctacactagtggcaactctccaataacaagtgttgggtgaacaaattacgatcgggcaattgataggattgaaatagcattaagacagaatatcaagatcattaatcatgtatgcatgtttcccatatatagtcatacgtgctcgcaatgagaaacttgtacaacatcttttgtcctaccagccggtggcagccgggcctctagggaatctactggaaattaaggtactccttttagcaccggagcaaagcattaacactccgtgaaaacatgtgatcctcatatctaagccttcccctccggttgtcccaatttacgtcactttggggcctttggttccggacatagacatgtgcatacaacttgtagatacaatctaagcaataagtatagagctcaaatctaagatcatgccactcgggccctagtgacaagcattaaacacaacaagattgcagcaacaataacttcataaactttgtagatagacaatcataacgtaacaatccatcggatcccgacaaacacaacaccgattacatcagatgaatctcaatcatgtaaggcagctcatgagatcattgtattgaagtacatgggagagatgataccgactagctacagctagaacccgtagtccatgggggaactactcacggagcatgatggaggcgatggcgttgatggagatggcttccggggcacttccccgtccggcagggtgctggaacagagacttctgtcccccgaattggagtttcgcgatggtggcggcgcccctggagtctttctggagtttcgtcaagtggtactgcatttttaggtcgaaagggcttaaataggcgaagaggcggcgcagaaggggggcgacagggtggccccacagtaggccggcgcggccaaggtgtggcccgcgcggcccacatgtgtggtggcccctggctctcctccgactctccttcggtgttctggatgcttccgggaaaaataggatgtttggtcttcgtttcgtcgaattccgagaatattgcccgaactgcctttccggaaccaaaaacgagcagaaacggaactggcactgtggcatcttgttaataggttagttccggaaaacgcataaaaacattataaagtgcaagcaaaacatgtaagtattgtcataaaacaagcatggaacatcagaaattataggtacgttggagacgtattaataaccatcatatgggccaacatatttagcataaacatcaccataataatctttaaataaaacatagtgagggttagcaattcccgcatcatcatcattcatggttttgcccttggaggcttcaccattagtgccgacattcttcttctcttgtgagggcttggccttttgcttgtttgtcttctttgccttggcattataaccaaggccctccttcccattgtttgatctttgcttactcaaaagatcatccaaagaaagtttactttggggagaggaggccttagcaagttcatctttcaatctagcattttcctcaacaatatttgcatgatcacatagaggagtagaggaactaggcacatcgtatgtagcaagcctaatttgaagttgctcataagacttggataggagagtgaattcactcttcaaagctttgtgagctttgtctagttcatctagatccttcacaagtttctcatgatcaacctcaaattgggccttttcctttttaagcactttagtcttagccctagcatgatctctaccttttgtgagcttgttaattttatcttgaggctcttcaagagtttctagcctctcctcaagagaagctatagtttcttgaattttctcaagagcatttttaagagcatggatttcaagagagtcttctctctctatttgaccctttttctcaataatatcactttgttgagctatacgaaccatgagatttgaaacatgctttttagtgttaccttgtaggttgagaatgaaatcatcaaaatctagcatttcttgtttcacttttagactagcatcatcaacccctagatcactagatatgttaggcatagaggggctaggggatgatacctcggaggatttagccatgaggcaactttcttcctccacatgaatgacctcattgggggattcacttggtgatgaagagttagtggagagggaggcaagagcgaccaatccattggaggttgcatcatcttcatcatcaacatcatcatctccggaggtatactcttcttgagttgatagcacaatagatgtgtccaaggaggaccttgccatgaagcaatgtgcattcttgatatgagaattctcattgggggagtcaaagagagatgaagagggaatgttggtggtgacgatggcggccaattcctttgagctttcttcatcttcctcactaCTAGAGCTTCCCACTTCATCggtagaatattcttcccttgttactagcacaaccctTGAGggtctcttgcccttcttggtcttgttgttgtagaatttcttgttgggggcttttgaatacttgccctttgtgtctttgctcttgtccttgggaatgagcctcccattatgaagctctctattctcataggggcattcggcaatgaagtggcgcttgtcatcacaattgtagcatgatctagtctttggaccaaagctagtgaacccacttttgttgtttctcttgatgttgtcttccttggccttggcgggatcaacccaaaaggactttgcatggaaggccatgtgatcatggtagtggcattgcaaatcttccggataggacatactccaagatgccctaaaagattcttgaggaatcacttcttcaacggagttgaccgccaaggcaaggttggacccttttgtcatcccaagagctcggtTGCGTGAGTCATGAGAGttttcttcaagcaccttgagatcTTGCATCTCATGCAccacttgttgagaagtgagagaggaatagcattccctccctaCAAGAGTCTTGACGTCAATGGGTACAAacagcatcatgcattcaatgtacttctccttgatccaagagtcattgatgtgagtGGCACCAATcaaccggaaggcatcggcaacggtgagaagtctcccatacatgagttcatgatcttcatccggtagcctcaagaaaccttcggctttattcttaagagcattgtacttgttcctccttgtgctctcacttccaatgcaactagcggacaaaccgtcccaagcttccttggcggtggtgtagttccgaacacgatgcaattcctttgtccccacactagtttgaatcatgtgcaaggcggtgttgttgagttgactatcaaccgcttctcttctagtcaacttgtcggggttgtaaggcttgaagccttccaagatgattctccaaagttcattggaggcactgcaaacatgagagcgaaactcaaattgccaagtatcgaaattctcaatggaaaacttaggtgggtcgccccgaatgttcatatggggatggggaaccggtatatcgggagatagaaaaggtggagctactcgattgtagctatcacctccactagttgtcctaggagatgcaatgggattttttaaggtgtttaagttatcaccttccacgggtttggtagaggagggtaattccgaagcctcaccctcttctaacgcacccgtgtcctttacctctacactaggagccttgggaagggccggagccaaaatctcggcaatcatctttttcatgctttccatttgggcttccatggaggacttcaatgaattgaagtcttccatggagaccgtcttggtggcctcttccgtgggatcctcgttcggcatactcttaggcggttaagcccgaaataagagccgaggctacgataccaattgaaaggatcgtatgccgcacctagagggggggtgaataggtgctaatcaatttttagttctttttcaacttaggcttgacacaaaggtaaattctctagatatgcaactaagtgaatttacctatatgacaaggatatcaactaagcaagatatagctacacaatataggagatagaatgggatagaggtaaccgagagtggagcacgcgatgacacggagatgatttccgtagttcccttcctttgcaagaaggtacgtctacgtttggaggagtgtggttgctacgcaagccaaaccaacgaccacgaaggcttcactcggatctcctgtgagcaacgccacgaaggcctagcccacttccactaagggatttcctcgaggcggaaaccgggcctttacaaggttcttggggcacacatccacaactgaattggaggctcccaaatctgtaacaatacaacaattaaCAACAACACattaacaacaaatcaactagggaaccaaataggaacactagcatgagatccctcaaacaaatgagggggaaatgaaaaacgcttcggtgaggatgtagatcggtggcttctccttcgaatctccaaagatcaagagatttggttgggggaggaaggagatccttgcaaatcttgtgtttcttgaggtggctctaatggaggtgaagcttggcagatttcttgtgcaatgattgagcaaaggggtaaggaagaagaagaggggtataaatacccctccccaaaatccagccgttgtgcatttcgggggccggataatccgcccccccccggataatccggccaccaggtacaaaaccatgacaatgtccgggcaaatgtccggcccctatccagagaggcaattcttcaagtccttagccattttcgagggggccggatattcttgaaatatccggccctgggacaaaaccgggacaatatccgggcaaatgtccggcccctatactgagctgcaattcctcaagtccttagccgaaattcagggggccggatattttggaaatatccggcccggattatccggcccagtGAGTTTTCTGCTGATGCTTTTTGAcagcactgaccacatccaacacacatacaaatgtatctatgtaatcccagtaccacttaaacaaccattagtgtatcacacacattgacatcaaacacacaaaacataatgtgagagatgttctttcaagttccctctagggtttcttggaaccctagagtgcttgttgaccttagtggtgttgttgcctttgtggccttgtctcctttgtggcgtggtagcctttgtggccttgtcgcctttgtggcatagtagccttagtggtgttgttgccttttgtgggtgtggtagcctttgtggtcttggagccggttgtggcgcgttggagccTCCGTGGCCTTGTTGCCGTGTGTGGCGTGTTGtaacctttgtggccttgtacttgagagccttcggtgttgtggagtttgcctcaagcttgataattGGGTGTTTGCCCCAAGTTTGTacaggttcggtgaccacccttaagggtcccttagtggatcgaggctttccctttggtggaaaggcttgaggagaatacggtggccctagtggctcattggagtgcctagtgcctccacaccgcttcaacggagacgtagcactcaAGGATGTGAACTTCGgagtacatcgtcgtctcctcgttcgcggttacttctcaacccaagctcctttacctatgttctttacattgtgatagccttcATGCTTGATGTTATATATCAAGTTAGCTATCACCTCGTTGCTCATCATGCTtaacataggttgttggtgcacataggtaaaccctagttgataggctttgagctaaacaagtaaaccttaagtagttttattccgccttgtttagcgctcaagtagaagttttacaacccgcctattcaccccctctaggcgagatCCTTGTACATTCACGGTGGAAGGCATGATTTCGTTGGAACTAGTGTAGCTATAGTCTGAGAAGAAGGTCGgatggacctagggtttcccatgCTCTTGAGGAGAAGGTGCAGTCATGGTCATGACAACGCCTCCATCGAGGTAACTGCGCATGGATGGATAAACGGGGGAAATACCTGCGTGGTGCCTAGTAAACCTCCATCGGCGATCTTCGGGGTCTATGTACATGGGTCGTGGGAAATCCCTGCACGGTGCTGACCGGCGTACATGTGTGGTTTCATAAACAGCACTATGTCCCTAGTAAACCTCCACTTGGCTAGCTCGATGATTAATGATTGTTATGTTTTCCTAACGATGGATATCGAGTTGTCAATTAATAACGGCATGGTGTTCGCCGGGAAGAAGGATTCTCACTCTGTTTTGGATATGTATTGCTGGGATCTCATGGTGTAGCTATTCCTAGGAGGAGTTCCTTCGCAGTGGACTCGCGATGGTCGAAGCcatttttccttcttctagctGGAAGGCGTCCCCAACCACAATTGATGGTTGTTCTTCCTCTAGGCAATGCGGAGGATCTTCATGTCTAAACGCAGCTCGGCGAAGCGGAGTCTAGTGGATCTTCTAAGCTGAATTTTCATGTACAAAGGAGAAAATGCTGAAaaccatttttattttttttagaatctgaaaacattttatcaaGGTAAAGAATAATTAGCACATCGAAAGAATAGGCTATCTCTGGACCAAAAGTTCTCCATCATACTAGCCCAATATCTGCCCGCACTTCTGGCCCATACGGCCTAGTCCATTGACAGACTCACCACGATCCAACCCATACCACTCTCTCCGTCGCCGCATCGACGAGAGGGGCACCAGATTCAAGGAGACCCGAGAAAGGAGGAGAGTGATCGGAGATGAAGACCTTCGACCCGTGGCCGGTGTTCTTCCGCCGGGAGTGGGGCCGCAACTGGCCCTTCCTCGCCGGCTTCGCCGTCACCGGCATCCTCATCACCAAGCTCACCGCCGGCTTCACCGAGGAGGACCTCAAGAACTCCAAGTTCGTCCAGGAGCACAAGAAGTGAACGACCAGGTGACGCCCGCAGACCCCATCCATCTGTACCCTGCTCGATCTGTCCGTGGGTAGATAGATTGGTAGAAAGATCTGTAGGTTCGCCTGTTCTCTTTGTAGATAGATCTGGAGGGAGCGTACCATTTTGTATGACGATTCATTCCTTTGATTACTCCTAGTCGTGCCTGGTGCCGGCGTGCGATGATCGTCTTTGTTGGGCCCATGATGGTGTGGTTAGTTAGAAGGGTAGTGCCGATTTGGGGTAATCGGTAGAGTAATTTGGTGAGATTAGAGCGGTTTATGTTGAGAAATGGTGCTGTGATACATTGAACTCTGCATGCTCTGCCGAACATCTGATTACATGAGTCGATTTGGCCATGGTAGGTTTGTGTCTTGTGGTTGTATTGGTAGGTTCTGCCACTCTAACCTCCTATATGCCGTTGTAATTCTAACAGAAGTGTCATTTTTTTTGGTAGACACTGCATGTCTGCATCCCATCCTCGATGCGTGCTAACCTGCGTCTGCTATTGTGCTAACCAAATTAACATCCTGTTGTACAACAGTACTCCAGTATCGTAGTCACATAGTTGCGCATCTGCTCTTAGCTTGTGCATCCCCTGTTACTCCTCAGAAACAAAGCATACGAGAGAACTATTCCCTCAACAATCTAAGAGCTATTTTCGTTTAGTAAGTTTTGTGGTGATGCAAAAAAGGATTCCACGCCCCTAGTAGCTTGTAGCCTTTTGACCACAGCACTTACGCGCCTATGTCAATACTATATGGCTCACTAATGCCCTGTTGTGTCTCACCATACTAATGAAGTACGGATTCGGAGCATTAACATGTATAATAAAATTTCTAGCCACTAGAGCAGTTCTGCCATAATAATGTTGTTGTATCTATGTTGTGCACTGGGGTACCATTCTTTCAAGAATTACTTGTATCTACGTATCTAACTATATTTGATAATTAAATTCTTATGAACATATGAAcgtacaccttggttgctatgtagAATTTTAGCTGTAGCACTGATCTACTTTTGTTTGTAAATATTGAATTTTGCAAACTGCTCCCGATTAATTTCAGCAGTAGCAATGTTTATCACTTGTTTGTAATGATCTCCGAAACATGTCATTGCTTTCTGCTACAACTGATACCTTGGGCAGCATGCATTTATGCTAAAAGAAGCTCAAACCTTGTTTGGGCTCTTTGCTCGGTGCAACTCATATTTTGCTCGGTGCAACTCATATTCTAACATTTTCAACAATTTGTACATTGTATTGCACCCATGTGTTTTACAATCAGAGTACAAACTGCTCAACCTTATTCTCTCCCTGCTGCAGGAACAGTAGTGGAGTTACCGACCTGCGTCCTCAAATGCGGCTAGCCAGTTCTTTCTGCGTTCTGAACTCACTTTACCCTGTTGTTCAATGTCGACCATGCACACTTTTTGGTCCTTCTATAATCTAATAAGAGGCGTTTGAATATTTGCACCAGGTTATGTAGACATGCATAGTGCCATTACTCACTTGAATTCCTTGGACATCTTTACACTACCATGACTCTTTACATGCACTTTTTTTATCCGATCTTTTTTTTATCAGGTTGTCGACTATGCTTAATTATATGCAGTTGGAAGAACTATAAATTATGATGTTATAAATCAGGGTAGATACTAGTGGTTTAATTTCCTCATCCTTTCTTTCATCCTGACATATTGATTAGACAAGTATTTGTAACACAGGCTACTTCTACTTCGAATATTGGAAAAGGAAACAACTAGTATCTACCCTGCAATTGACACAACAATAAGGCCTTGAGTGGATCTTGATGCACGTATGAATAGCTCAGATTGGGGATTGCACTACTCCACCTTGCTCAGAAAATCTTTTCTCATTCCCTGATTCTATATTCGAAAAAGTATTCTCAAAGCATGTTTCTGCGGCACAATTACTTTTTAGGATTTCGATGAATGAAACCAGGTGCAAAGCCTTTTTTTTTCTATCCATCTTGGTTTAGATAGAACCTACTGAAACCGTGGCAATTGTGTTTTTtgttaactccggagttcattccACAGTAGAAgccatgtgtttttcttattcggTCTTGCATCATCCACTCTTAATGCTTGATTATTTTTGTTAATCTATTTTTTAAAACAAATCGTTTGGTAGCAGCAAGTAGTATAACCAGCTAACTAACAAAATGACCTGGCTTGACATGTTAGTTGAACCTGAGATAGTTGGCAACTTCCTCGAAGCTGGAAGCCCAAGCACCTTGCCGTCGGTATCTCTGTAGATAGGAATGTAAACGCCCATGCTGGTGCataccttagggcatctccaacggggcgacccatcccgcgcccgcgcgtccggatgggtccagccggacaaaaacccggcccaacgcggggtgcaccgcaaaagcggacggccgcggcgtccggaacgacgcaaacccggcccaaatctgggccgggtttgcgtggccgcggatggcacgcggcgtcctcgcgtgtccgccctgtccgcatggctggcccacctgtcggtgccccggtcctattaaatgtggatcggggaaggggaccgtccctatccggtccccactttccattccggccgcacgcgcgagctcggaagcttccgcgccggcatggccccgaagcgcgagttcgagccgtccgccaacgaccacgaggccggcagcggccggcaagtcgcgccgccggcgttcgcaatggggccgccggcgcctcccgaacgcgaccggatctacgtcaccatagcggtggcgcggatgttccgggacgccggcgtcccaatgccgtgggggacgtgcacctccccacggccggcacccgagcccggatcgggttccggtgccgcccatcccgggctccggccgcgcccgctacgccgagatccggaggcgccgcgctcagctgccggcggacctccggcacgaccccgcgtacggcgacgcaagtcccaactgggacttgtggttcgaggtggagcacgatgcgcgccggcgcacatgcttcacatccgcgatggcgcggcctcgcgcgcagccaggcacacctgctaggcgggctggccgccgccccggcggcctctacatcaacgagcccgcgccccggccccggccgcagccgcagccgcagccccgggaggaggagaacgacccggaggccgcaggcggcgctcgcggcgtcccgcgagcggcgaggacctcgacgagctggccaaatggccgcacctcgccgaggcggctgcgcacctccgcgccggaggaggcggccgagaaggcccggggaggacgcccaggcggacgcgtgggccttcctcgagctggcgcgccgtcaggaggaggctacgcgtcaggcggcgctccgggaggaggaggagcgccgggccgcgtgcctggcggaggaggagcgcctggccacgcaggccgcagcggaggaggagcgcctggccacgcAGGCCGCAgtggaggagcagctccggcaggagtccgcgcggagggcacggctgcgcaggccggcgagcccgccgaacgcgcactccgcccgggaaagggcgcagtgggagccccggccggagtccccggtgccctccggcgtgtcgagccggaacagccgcgtcgccgccgggggcgtcgtcgtcatcgacgccgacgatgacgagtactaccggggtagtatcgccggcggccaccgtgctcgcaaacccctgtctagggtttctttttttagtttaaagcccatatagggctttcttttgtgtaaaaattgctcaaaatagggctaagtttaattaaccactagtttaatgttatttttggctgttttccttttttatttttatttttgttattttaattacatatgcggtgcgtccgcgcgttgggcgcagcgtgcgacccaaacggacacgcggacgcggggcgctgtccgggtgtccgttcggccacccaaacggcccaaaacggacggcccagcgccgtccgtttgggtcgcccggttggagatgcccttagttgaGAGGTTTGTGCAGTTGAAAGTCTTGCTGCACAAATCTACACGGAGCATAAAGCATTGTTCGGTTGGAAAGCAGTTCTTCTTGCCAAGGGATGCAGTCGaccagtgcaaagtatatgacatGATCTTCGTTCGTGACGTGCAAAGTACATGGAATCTGCACCGTGGCGTCCCCTTCGAACccacccacccccccccccccctccccctcccacaGGCTGGCGAGCTTGAGCTCATATTGTACAGCCCAGGTCATATCTTCTTTCCATGAGTCTCCACACCCTGACCTTGCTGTCCTCAAGATCCATGAGCTCAAGGTAGCAGTTGATGGAGACAAATTTAATTGAGTTCCCAACAGGGCCCATTGCTCGAAAGGCTCTCGCCTCAATGCCATCTCTGTGGCCTAGGAGCTGCTTGCACCCCACAGGTAAGTCAATGGACTTGATGTCCACGGAAATGATATCTTGAGAGAGTACATGGCCGCACTCGCAGTACATGACGGATCCGCCCAGTAACCACGACCATGGAACAAGAACACTTCCCTGGCGTCAAACGAACTATCGGAGAGCCATTGCGAGGGGAAGCTGGCTTTCTTGACCGTCAACCATGTCA from Lolium rigidum isolate FL_2022 chromosome 4, APGP_CSIRO_Lrig_0.1, whole genome shotgun sequence encodes the following:
- the LOC124708874 gene encoding ATP synthase small subunit 6-A, mitochondrial-like — protein: MKTFDPWPVFFRREWGRNWPFLAGFAVTGILITKLTAGFTEEDLKNSKFVQEHKK